The following is a genomic window from Deltaproteobacteria bacterium.
CAGTACCGCGTGAAGGATATCCGCGTCGAAGGCGATATCGTCACCACGCCGGAAGAGGTTCGTGCACTGATCACCACGAAACCGGGCGAGATTTATAAACATGAATTAGTCGAGACGGATTTGCAAAAGCTGAATCTGTTTTACGGCACGCTCGGCTACGCGTTTGCGAATGTCCAACCCATTCCGATGCCAAACGACACCGATGGTACCGCCGACTTGATCTTTGCCATCAGCAAGGGTCGCCGTGTCTGGATCGATCGGATCAACATCAACGGCAACAGCAGCACGCGCGACAAAGTCATTCGACGTGAAGTCTTAGTGAAAGAAGGGGACCTGTTTAATCGTCAACTCATCGAAGACAGCCGCGCGCAGTTGATGCAACTCGGCTACTTCGAAAACGTCGATATCGCCACGCCGCGCGGACGCCGACCGGACAGTGTCGATCTGAATTTCACCGTGAAAGAACGGCCGACCGGCACCTTCAATGTCGGCGCGGGCTTCTCGACGGCGGAGAGTTTCTTCCTGACGGCGTCGGTCTCGAAAGAAAATTTCTTCGGCCGTGGACTCTCCGGCCAATTGGCGGTGGAACTGAGTAAAATCCGTCAGCAATACATCATTAATATGACCGATCCGCATTTCCTCGATTCGGATTGGATCCTCAGCGCCCAAAGTTCGCGGACGGTCTATCGCTATCCGGAATACGATCGGCGCGCATTCGGCGGCGGCTTTTCGCTGGGCCATCGCTTCATGAAAAATTTCACCGCGAGCCTCGGCTACCACGCCGAAGACGTGAAGGCGCTGAACTTCCAATTCACGGTCCCCGAAGTGTTTCGCCAAAATGCCAGCGGCCTGACGTCGTCCATCACGGGGAGCCTCTCCTACGACACGCGCGACAATCGGATCTATCCGCGCAAGGGCCTGTTCGTGAACGTCTTCAACGAAGTCTCCGGCACGAAATTAGGCGGCGACAACGACTTCTATCGGATCAACGGCGCCGCGCGTTTTTACCAACCGATCTGGAAGGGTGTCGGAGGACGTCTCTTTGGCAAAGTCGGCTACATTAAAAGTCTCGGCGATCGCAGTGTTCCGCTCTATGAGCGCTACCTGCTCGGCGGCCCCAATTCGATGCGCGGCTTTAACTTCTGGACCGTGGGCCCGAGTCTGCGCATTCCAACCGGTCCCACCTCCGGCGACGCCCGCTTCGTCTACGGCGGCAATAAAATGGTGCAAATGAACGCCGAAATCGAAGTCCCATTATACGAGCCGGCTGGATTGAAGGCCGTGGCATTTGTCGACGTCGGCAATGCGTTTGCCGAAGACGAGCCGTTCTCGGCCCGCAATCTGCGCAGCAATTACGGCATGGGCTTACGCTGGCTGTCTCCACTCGGTCCGCTGCGTTTCGAATGGGGCTTCCCGTTCAAACGGCGCGACGGCGAGGCACGGACCGTCTTTAACTTCACTATCGGGGAATTCAACTAAGCGGGGCCGACATGCGCAAGCGCACCCGCCAAGCCACACCGGAGCCTGAACTCAGAACCACTGCGCCAATAGTGGAGCTGCGCGATCCCGACGAGACCTCTCGCGCGCTGGTCCCGCTCGACCCATTGGCGCGCTATTTGGGCGAAGTGCGCCGCTATCCGTATCTCACGGAAGCGGAAGAACGCGCGTTGGCGATCCGCGTCCGTGAGCACGGCGACG
Proteins encoded in this region:
- the bamA gene encoding outer membrane protein assembly factor BamA, producing MKPPKGLCWVLLVALLCPMPWVAHAGGQTIKGIAIVGNQSVSTAAIQAVLQSRVGQPYDPATVEADLRALFKRGGFADIRVERESVGGGVRLIYHVVERPTVLSIRFEGNKKIKEKDLREKITIREYRALGGEELARAVETMHQMYEEKRFFLVDIDYDLQPREGGADLVFRIKEHGKAGVRRVQFVGNHVFSDRDLKKVLKTKERGSFPFRRGKFDREGLAADLALLGRHYLNHGYLRIHIAEPQIEISKDKRHIFLTFTIDEGQQYRVKDIRVEGDIVTTPEEVRALITTKPGEIYKHELVETDLQKLNLFYGTLGYAFANVQPIPMPNDTDGTADLIFAISKGRRVWIDRININGNSSTRDKVIRREVLVKEGDLFNRQLIEDSRAQLMQLGYFENVDIATPRGRRPDSVDLNFTVKERPTGTFNVGAGFSTAESFFLTASVSKENFFGRGLSGQLAVELSKIRQQYIINMTDPHFLDSDWILSAQSSRTVYRYPEYDRRAFGGGFSLGHRFMKNFTASLGYHAEDVKALNFQFTVPEVFRQNASGLTSSITGSLSYDTRDNRIYPRKGLFVNVFNEVSGTKLGGDNDFYRINGAARFYQPIWKGVGGRLFGKVGYIKSLGDRSVPLYERYLLGGPNSMRGFNFWTVGPSLRIPTGPTSGDARFVYGGNKMVQMNAEIEVPLYEPAGLKAVAFVDVGNAFAEDEPFSARNLRSNYGMGLRWLSPLGPLRFEWGFPFKRRDGEARTVFNFTIGEFN